A single window of Colletotrichum higginsianum IMI 349063 chromosome 8, whole genome shotgun sequence DNA harbors:
- a CDS encoding Fatty acid desaturase — protein MASTTSSTPAAQNPVLRRTVTSTTTETDASVPSTAVASPMDSPRPSASSTSLSSMASDDVAPKSANYGKLFDTYGNEFTPPDFTIKDIHNAIPKHCFERSALKGFGYIARDILCLATTFAIWYNFVTPEYVPSKAARAGLWAVYTVFQGLFGTGLWVIAHECGHQAFSPSKTLNHTVGWVLHSALLVPYFSWQISHSKHHKATGHMERDMVFVPRTREQHASRAGRLVHEVAELTEETPIYTFLMLIAQQLVGWPNYLMTNVTGHNFHERQREGRGKGKHNGYGGGVNHFDPSSPIFEAKDAKLIVMSDIGLAITISILTLLGNKFGWSNLLVWYFIPYLWVNHWLVAITFLQHTDPTLPHYTADQWNFVRGAAATIDREMGFVGRHLLHGIVETHVLHHYISTIPFYNADEASEAIKPVMGKHYRADVQDGPVGFIKALYKSARMCQWVEPSAEAHGDGKGVLFFRNHNGLGTPPIKGEVS, from the exons ATGGcttccaccacctcctcgacgccggcggctcAGAACCCTGTCCTGCGCCGCACCGTCACCTCGACCAccaccgagacggacgcCTCGGTGCCCTCGACTGCCGTCGCCTCGCCCATGGACTCTCCTCGTCCCTCAGCCTCCTCcacttctctctcctccatGGCCTCTGACGATGTCGCCCCCAAGTCGGCGAACTATGGCAAGCTGTTCGACACGTACGGCAACGAGTTCACCCCTCCTGATTTCAccatcaaggacatccaCAACGCTATTCCCAAGCACTGCTTCGAGCGTTCTGCCCTCAAGGGATTCGGCTACATCGCCCGGGACATTCTCTGCCTCGCCACCACCTTCGCCATTTGGTACAACTTTGTTACCCCCGAGTATGTGCCCTCCAAGGCAGCTCGCGCTGGGCTTTGGGCCGTCTACACCGTTTTCCAGGGTCTTTTCGGTACCGGTCTCTGGGTCATCGCCCACGAGTGCGGCCACCAGGCTTTCTCGCCCTCCAAGACGCTGAACCACACCGTTGGCTGGGTCCTCCACTCGGCTCTCCTCGTTCCCTACTTCAGCTGGCAGATTTCTCACAGCAAGCACCACAAGGCCACTGGCCACATGGAGCGTGATATGGTCTTCGTCCCTCGCACTCGCGAGCAGCACGCCAGCCGCGCCGGCCGCTTGGTCCacgaggtcgccgagctgACCGAGGAGACGCCCATCTACACCTTCCTGATGCTCATCGCCCAGCAGCTCGTTGGCTGGCCCAACTACCTCATGACCAACGTCACGGGTCACAACTTCCACGAGCGTCAGCGCGAGGGTCGTGGCAAGGGCAAGCACAACGGTTACGGCGGTGGTGTAAACCACTTCGATCCCAGCAGCCCCATTttcgaggccaaggacgcTAAGCTCATCGTCATGTCTGACATTGGCTTGGCCATCACCATCAGCATCCTCACCCTTCTCGGAAACAAGTTCGGCTGGTCCAACCTTTTGGTGTGGTACTTCATCCCCTACCTCTGGGTTAACCACTGGCTCG TGGCCATCACCTTCCTCCAGCACACCGACCCTACCCTGCCTCACTACACCGCCGACCAGTGGAACTTCGTTCGcggagccgccgccactATCGACCGCGAGATGGGCTTCGTCGGACGCCACCTCTTGCACGGCATTGTCGAGACCCACGTCCTCCACCACTACATCAGCACCATCCCCTTCTacaacgccgacgaggcgTCTGAGGCTATCAAGCCCGTCATGGGCAAGCACTACCGTGCCGATGTTCAGGATGGTCCCGTTGGTTTCATCAAGGCACTGTACAAGTCTGCGCGTATGTGCCAGTGGGTTGAGCCCAGCGCCGAGGCTCATGGCGATGGCAAGGGCGTCTTGTTCTTCCGCAACCACAACGGCCTTGGTACCCCCCCTATCAAGGGCGAGGTGTCGTAG